One Brachybacterium kimchii genomic window carries:
- a CDS encoding gluconeogenesis factor YvcK family protein encodes MSAGLPPHLRRGPRRALSAPRRAVALGGGHGLAANLRSLRLLVDDITAVVTVADDGGSSGRIRAELPVLPPGDLRMALAALCEDSDWGAFWHDAVQHRFVTDGDLDGHALGNLMIVAMWQILEDPIAGLDRIGELLGARGRVLPMALDPLDIEAQVAFADGTRGTVRGQAHVAKVPGRVESMRLIPERPRVPQEVLRAIADADWVIVGPGSWYTSVLPHLQIPEIAEALRTTRAHRCVVMNLSSGGEEIEGMRSTDLLRVLLDSAPETSFDTVIADPTALEDAVELAEFARTRGIRTLLRQVSVGGGVPVHDPVRLAAAYRDVFDGVYGDVEGTQDEEEGTQDGIDR; translated from the coding sequence GTGAGCGCCGGACTGCCCCCGCACCTGCGCCGCGGCCCGCGCCGGGCCCTGTCCGCGCCGCGCCGCGCGGTCGCCCTCGGCGGCGGCCACGGGCTCGCCGCGAACCTGCGCTCCCTGCGGCTGCTGGTCGACGACATCACCGCCGTGGTCACGGTCGCCGACGACGGCGGCTCCTCGGGGCGCATCCGCGCCGAGCTGCCCGTGCTGCCCCCCGGGGACCTGCGGATGGCGCTCGCGGCGCTCTGCGAGGATTCCGACTGGGGCGCGTTCTGGCACGACGCCGTCCAGCACCGCTTCGTCACCGACGGCGACCTCGACGGCCACGCCCTCGGCAACCTCATGATCGTGGCCATGTGGCAGATCCTCGAGGACCCGATCGCGGGACTGGACCGGATCGGCGAGCTGCTCGGCGCCCGCGGACGGGTCCTGCCCATGGCCCTGGATCCGCTGGACATCGAGGCGCAGGTGGCCTTCGCGGACGGCACCCGCGGCACGGTGCGCGGCCAGGCGCACGTCGCGAAGGTCCCCGGACGGGTCGAGTCGATGCGCCTGATCCCGGAGCGGCCGCGGGTTCCCCAGGAGGTGCTGCGTGCGATCGCCGACGCGGACTGGGTGATCGTCGGCCCCGGCTCCTGGTACACCTCGGTGCTGCCGCACCTGCAGATCCCCGAGATCGCGGAGGCCCTGCGCACCACCCGTGCCCACCGCTGCGTGGTCATGAACCTCTCCTCCGGGGGAGAGGAGATCGAGGGGATGCGCAGCACGGATCTGCTGCGCGTGCTGCTGGACAGCGCGCCCGAGACGAGCTTCGACACCGTGATCGCTGATCCGACGGCCCTCGAGGACGCGGTCGAGCTTGCGGAGTTCGCGCGCACACGAGGAATACGTACCCTGCTGAGGCAGGTGAGCGTGGGCGGCGGGGTGCCGGTCCACGACCCGGTGCGGCTCGCCGCCGCTTACCGCGACGTGTTCGACGGCGTGTACGGGGATGTCGAGGGGACGCAGGACGAGGAGGAGGGGACTCAGGATGGCATTGACCGCTGA
- the rapZ gene encoding RNase adapter RapZ has product MSQDSSVPESAPAEGAAEPEPDRAAPPGDVVIITGLAGAGRETAAHALEDLGWYVVYNIAPQLIPRLYELQQQAEGRETRFAVVVDPRSGPFFSELSQVIEQMRASEMRVRLVFLTADEHTLVRRFDSVRRPHPLQGEEGVLEGIRREREMLAPYRRLADVAIDTSPLNVHQLTMKMRTTFGSHSEQALTVNVMSFGFKYGIPIEADHVSDVRFIPNPYWVPELRSQRGTDPAVAEFVLADPNGAEFAARYLDMIRPVLRGYSAENKHFTTIAIGCTGGKHRSVAMAEKIGEDLRQAGFAVRVRHRDLGRE; this is encoded by the coding sequence GATCATCACGGGCCTCGCGGGCGCAGGTCGGGAGACGGCAGCCCATGCGCTCGAGGACCTGGGCTGGTACGTCGTCTACAACATCGCGCCGCAGCTGATCCCGCGCCTCTACGAGCTCCAGCAGCAGGCCGAGGGCCGCGAGACCCGCTTCGCCGTGGTCGTCGACCCCCGCTCCGGTCCGTTCTTCTCCGAGCTGTCCCAGGTGATCGAGCAGATGCGCGCCTCCGAGATGCGGGTGCGGCTGGTCTTCCTCACCGCCGACGAGCACACCCTCGTGCGCCGCTTCGACTCCGTGCGCCGTCCCCACCCGCTGCAGGGGGAGGAGGGCGTGCTCGAGGGCATCCGCCGCGAGCGCGAGATGCTCGCGCCCTACCGGCGCCTGGCCGACGTCGCGATCGACACCTCGCCGCTGAACGTGCACCAGCTGACGATGAAGATGCGCACCACCTTCGGCTCCCACAGCGAGCAGGCGCTCACCGTGAACGTCATGTCCTTCGGCTTCAAGTACGGGATCCCGATCGAGGCCGACCACGTCAGCGACGTCCGCTTCATCCCCAACCCGTACTGGGTGCCCGAGCTGCGCTCCCAGCGCGGCACGGACCCGGCGGTCGCCGAGTTCGTGCTCGCCGACCCCAACGGCGCCGAGTTCGCCGCCCGCTACCTCGACATGATCCGTCCCGTGCTGCGCGGGTACTCGGCGGAGAACAAGCACTTCACGACGATCGCGATCGGCTGCACGGGCGGCAAGCACCGCTCGGTGGCGATGGCGGAGAAGATCGGGGAGGACCTGCGCCAGGCGGGCTTCGCGGTGCGCGTGCGCCACCGGGATCTGGGGCGCGAGTGA